DNA sequence from the Vicia villosa cultivar HV-30 ecotype Madison, WI linkage group LG3, Vvil1.0, whole genome shotgun sequence genome:
tcttctctacGGCTCTGTTCAAAACTCAAAACGCACTTAGAAagctcaaaaaataaaaaacgaaTTAAAATCTATTTGGGCCGGGAGCCGTCGAAGATGGCCGGGTGAGGAGCGTCGGTtgagttttgaagatgataatgtgAGATCGTTATGGCAGAAGAAATCGCCCACACCGCTCCACGCGGGTAGCGGCGTGCGACCCGCAACCCGCGAAAGCATCCGCAATTTGAATCTAGGAAGCGCACCCTTCTTCTTGCGAGGTGGGTGGCCGCCCTGGCCATACCGCCCAGGATAGCGGCGAAAGCTGCCACAATTGATAACTCTAGTCAAAATGCACAAATTCTTTAATCTTCACACCTCATCTCATAATTCCATATCTCCCTTTACCTACAAATCCTATTTATGCATTAAATTATCGAAATTGAAAATGACCATAAAAGACTAATATATGatgctcttattgaaaataagATGTGGGAGTTACTCGTCTGATGCTAATGTTATTCAAAATTTGTGAATTTTAAGACACAAATAATTCGAATGGATCTTTTGAGTAATACAAATTTCATCATTAGTTTAGTTGTTTTGTTATGAATGAAGTCGAACATTTCATTGACAACTATAATACATAAACAAGAAAAtccatatacacaaatatttcaCCAATACTATTAAAGGAGTAGTTCTACTTCTACTAGCTCAAGTTAAACTCTTAGAGCTTGTTGCAGCCTTTCCTCATACTAGCAAACCTCTGTAACTAACTGTCAAGGACAGCTAGATTATTTTAAAAGGTATATAAATAAACCATTCATGTTTGTAATGATTACTCAACTATCATACATAAAATCTTATTGAGATTTAAGATAATCATGAGCAATATTCTAACATGGTAACATATGAGCCACATAACAAGCTTGTGATATCGTCGTAAAACTCTGAAGCTTAGCACACAGTAACACCAAAGCCAGTTTCATTGCTGACTCTTCCATCTTTGTCTTTGCACACCTTTCTTTTTTATgccattttttattaaaactcGACTCTAAAAGATACTTGCTCTAGAACCAATCGGTTGAACATGTTAAAGCTCACAACTCACAAGCTTTGCTATTTTCCCAATTGCATGTGAACTAAGTGTGCGAACTCATGTCACGTCCTCTTGGATCACATTGGACTGCTCATGAGAATCCTACGATATCTCAAAGGTACCATCATATCTTAGACCCGTTGCCAAGTCAAGATACATAATTGGTGGTGCTTGTGTCTTCCTAAGACCCAATTTGATCGAATGATAGACAAAGAAGCAACATGTTATCTCCAGTATAGGAGTTGAGTACAAAAATATTGCTCTTGCTATCATAGAAATCCTATGGATTCAATCTCTCCTCATTGAGTTGTAGATCAATTTTGTCACTCCTACTATACTTTGTGACAACATGAGCACCATCACTCTTGCCCACAATTTGACTAAGTAACCTTTGCTAGCACAGGTCATTACAAAGTGAATGAATAAACCAATCACAATTGTGATGATTACAATTATCATAACAGAAAATCTAATCAAAATTCCAAGACAATCATGGAGAAATATTCTAAATTCTAACAAATACTAATCCAAGAGATAGAAAAATAAACCAAAAACAAAAGATAACAAAACTTCTATTTGGAATATATATGTCCTATTGCCATTGTGCAAAAAGCTTGAGCCGCATTAGGCATAATAACTAGTGACATTAAATAAATCTATCATGGTAAAAAGAAATCACAAAATATGGATGGTATGCATGCTCAAAGCCAGAAGATCCTTGATAAAAAGTGTTTTAAACATGCTATTGATTTGTTGCATCACTAGTATCTCCATTTCCTGCCTCCTCAACACTTGCAGAGTTTGTGTAAGAGGATTGTTGATAGAGTCCAGGCATAGTTGGGGGCGGCATGTTTATCGGGTGGTCAAACTTACAAGCTGGTCCAAATTTGCAAATTCCATATCGGCTGTAATGCGTGCATGTATTCTGGCCCTGAATTTCATGATACATTAAATGTTAGATAAAAGAAACTGGAAAATCAttgatagaacattatggtgtAATAAGACAGTGGAATAAAATAACTTACAGGTCTCAAAGGCAGACCCTTGTCACTTAAGCTGCAAGGAGGTGATCTTGTAATCCGATTCTTTGGATGGTGAAATTTGCAATGGAACTTAAATTTGCAGTCCCCAGTTTTTAAGAAGAAACTACACTCGGGTTCACCAGGTCTTTCAGGAAACTCTTCAGCAGACGTCTGCTTATGACGGTGCATATGAGCATTTGTTTCAATAGCTGGGTTCTTCACGGCATATGGTGAAGGTGGAAGCGTACTCCTCTCTGATAAATATATAGGTGCCTTTACAAACCACAAATTGGTCAAACTGCTGGGAAAAGGCTAAAAATTTGATAGGCATAATAACTAATTGACAAAAAGGAATAGGAAAAAAAATACACTAGCTTTCTTGATTTATACTGCAATCAAGAAatgcaacaaaacaacaaataataaGAGGCTTAGGAAATGAGCATGAAATTTATAACATTGAATCTTACACATCAAACCATCACTTGGATATTGCTAGTGAATACCTTTAGTTTATATTAGTTTCGGAGCATTTAACAACGTATATAAAATGTTATCATTTAAATTACTAACAAAGCATTGTTACTTCTCAATTTTACTTCTGAGCATGCAGTAAAACTGTAAAAGTACTCGGTGCAAGTGTTTCATCATATGACAGAGGAACAAAAAACATAGACATTAGGcctgtttggataaacagcttATTTGCAGCTTATAGCACAAATGCTTATCAAAATAAGCGCTTATGAATAAGCTCGCATaatctatttttataacaaaagataaaataaacttaaattgtttttatatatgttataagttgttttcattaGCTATCTTGAAGAATTTAcaaaaaataagttcaaaaaaatttgtgaaaaatgtcaTAATCTCCCAAACAGTGTCACAAAACGTGTAGCAGTAGATAAGCCCATCCAAGCAGGCCCGTTGTATGATAGAAAATTGGCATAGTGATTTGTCATCATGTACCGATGATATAAAAGAATAGGTGATTGTCTACATAGTTATTATTAGCCTCAAGTCTAATGATTTACCTGATATCCATTCCATTCAGAGCTTCGAGGAGAAACCCCCGGAGTCGGTGAAATTATGATTGGCACAAATGTTGCAGTTTCATTGAATTTTCTGGTAGAAGATGACTGTGATACATTGTGTAATGAAATAGAACTTCCATTACCATATGCTGAAGTGGAATCATATCCGCCAACAGTTGTAGGATCGGGATGATTAAACTTGCAGGTTGCTCCAAACTTACAAGAGCCAGTTTGCATGTAATAGGGACACTCTTTCTCACCCTGTCATGAAAAACAACCTCACTTAAATCTCATGTATTTCAAACAGCAGAAAGAGATAACAGATAATGAACACCAATAAACTTCAGCATAATTTGCTAAGTGATGAAATAAGTTCATACCAAACGAATAGGTAGTCCGAGGAAGTTAAACTCTAAAACTTGGACGGCTGAATACTTTCCTCTGGAATGATCAAATTTACAATCCTTTCCAAACATACAACCCCCAGACCTTGTATAATACTGTCATAACATCAGGAAACAAAGAGATTTCTTTATAAGTACAACCAAAATAAATAGTAGGACAAGTTTATGATATGGCTAAGAAAAGAGAATAACTAACATATACATCATAATATGCAAGTACCCTCCAATCAAAAATTGTTTAAAAGAGATCTAACATTTTTCCATAGCGCAAAACAAAGCCAGgatacaacaacaaaag
Encoded proteins:
- the LOC131662081 gene encoding zinc finger CCCH domain-containing protein 67-like, whose protein sequence is MEPSQQSKSIDSSTNDPQLIPELSDLNHVTHLDDELQNKLDLKDGDEIHEKVSNFEVAAVESEKGQECHNDDGWNGDDDGWNGDDEVNDWVENVNVNENVVVSGEVDQVENKDERSNGNGRAELYPLRPEAEDCSFYLKTGTCKFGSNCKFNHPLRRRSSAFKERVGDRDELEKRAGQTECKYYTRSGGCMFGKDCKFDHSRGKYSAVQVLEFNFLGLPIRLGEKECPYYMQTGSCKFGATCKFNHPDPTTVGGYDSTSAYGNGSSISLHNVSQSSSTRKFNETATFVPIIISPTPGVSPRSSEWNGYQAPIYLSERSTLPPSPYAVKNPAIETNAHMHRHKQTSAEEFPERPGEPECSFFLKTGDCKFKFHCKFHHPKNRITRSPPCSLSDKGLPLRPGQNTCTHYSRYGICKFGPACKFDHPINMPPPTMPGLYQQSSYTNSASVEEAGNGDTSDATNQ